The window TGCAGGAGCTTGTTCCACGGGAAATCGGCACGGGTTGTTCCGTAGTCGCCCAGCACCAGGATTCTGGCCTGCGGCGCCGCCAGATCGAGCACTCCGTTCAGGGCGGCGCCGTTGCCGCTGGCCTCGATGATGGTGGGAATTCTCCCGGCTGAGGGATCGAGGCGATCGGTGTGGTAGTTGACGGTCCGGGCGGCGCCGAACTGCCGGGCCAGGGCCAGACGCGGGTCGCGCCCGCCGGTCAGGACGATCTGCGACG of the Phycisphaerae bacterium genome contains:
- a CDS encoding zinc-binding dehydrogenase, whose protein sequence is SQIVLTGGRDPRLALARQFGAARTVNYHTDRLDPSAGRIPTIIEASGNGAALNGVLDLAAPQARILVLGDYGTTRADFPWNKLLHRELTVSGSNASAEAWPAAVRLAIEANLPLEKLVTHRLPAREFARGMELMRSRRAEVIKVILQWR